CAGGTACATGTACTGGACAGAGTGGGGGGGGAAGCCAAAGATCGACCGAGCGGCCATGGACGGGACAGGACGGATCACGCTGGTGGCCGATGTGGGGCGAGCCAATGGACTCACCATCGACTACGCAGAGCGCCGCCTGTACTGGACCGACCTGGACACAACGTTGATCGAGTCCTCCAACATGCTGGGTAATCTCTCAACCTCATAACTGCCAACCTAACCATTCAGCTCATGTTAGAGTAGCAGAGCGCACTTCGTGTTGTGTGACATAAACGATAGAAAGCATCAAAGTTTTTACTTCTTCGTCCCCTTTAGGTCTCGACCGTGAGGTGATTGCCGACGACCTCCCTCACCCGTTCGGTCTCACCCAGTATCAAGACTACATCTATTGGACAGACTGGAGCCAGCGCAGCATTGAGCGTGCCAACAAGACCAGCGGGCAGAACCGCACTGTCATCCAAGGTCACCTGGATTACGTCATGGACATCCTGGTGTTTCACTCGTCCAGACAGGGCGGCTGGAACGCCTGTGCCTCCACCAACGGTCACTGCTCCCACCTCTGCCTTGCTGTCCCTGTCAGCAGCTTCGTCTGCGGCTGCCCCGCCCACTTCTCCCTCAACTATGACAACAAGACCTGCAGCGGTGAGAAGACGCTTACACCCCTGCATGTATACAAACATCATGCAGAGTTATTTTGACACCTAGattgagagagaaataaaataactgaaacgGCAAGCGTCATCTTTGACTTCTGTATGGTGGCCTTTATGGGACATCTCAGACTCAGCTGAAGTTTGAGCTTGATAGCTTGAGTTATCTTTGTTTACTGTTTCTGCCCCACAGAAGCTCTAAGAATTCTGTCTGACGTGTTTCTGTCTTTCAGCTCCCACATCCTTCCTGCTCTTCAGCCAGAAGACAGCGATCAACCGCATGGTGATTGATGAGCAGCAGAGCCCTGACATCATCCTGCCCATCCACAACCTGAGGAACGTCCGCGCCATCGACTACGACCCACTGGACAAGCAGCTGTACTGGATCGACTCCAAGCAAAATGTCATCCGCCGTGCTCAGGAGGACGGGAACCAGGTACTGCATCCATTAGAAAAACTGGAACCACTGCCGGTCCCTGGGGAGAAAATCCAGATTCTGGTGGTTTTAGTTAACAGTCAGATCAAAACTGCCAGAGGAACTGAAAGTGTTTTTGGACAGTTGGAGAGTCTGTTTCTATAAGAAACTTAAATTTGTCTCCTACATTCACATGAAAGAGATTCAAATATAGGTGTGTTGCTAATGTTGAGTAACCACTACCATAAGTTCGCTACAAATACTCCAAtcaccgcacacacacatgaatccggtctttaagtgacggggtatgaaccctgcttctgggtccaaactgctgtttattaaggctgttttgtttttaacatgttttaatgttttgtatgttgttctatttaatctaaacaagcccctaaaaagaaaaaagaaaaaaaagtcagtgatcactgtgtaCCACTACTCATTTTAAagcacagtttttaaaaccttatgatatagctacagcccagcccgtgcagcagtatattaatgactaacctcatattgtggatggattatctcagtagttctcctgactgaagtttggtccgtttacagcatcctgccatgcgattacatttgtctctaaccatcgggaactctcacgttaacttttatcgagtggaaaaaggttcatcctccagcttcactatgtttatgttatgctaacatagctgtgtcactagccaccaggtagcacatcattatataccagctagctcaACTTTAGTAACGTCactactgtttagttttctggcTTCaattatgttggaagtgatagcagagctgtacattttgattttttcacaaaactctgtcagaacatgctatatcatgtttaggtggaaactagcgagccaactccctgctaacttctaactctgttaaatttgataaattctgttttcatggatgcctggattttACACTTAATTGTTACCCCTGGTAGAGCAGCACACTGATCCTTTTATCAAAGAAGAAAGAATTTAatcagtttgtaactctcagtgatgctgcagtgttcgtttgacttcaggacctgaagcggagtttGGACGTCAGACTTAAGGACCGGATAACCGGTGCCATAAAAGAAAACGACGGGCTCACTGGATATAAAATAAGGTCCCGTCTGAGCCCCATGAGCAGTTTTCACTGCAATAATTGTAGTAAATGTGCAGAAGTCAATTTGACCTTCATACTGTTTTAAGCGCTGTTTCAGACCCAGAAAAGTCAagatttatttccttttaatattatcagtttaattttaacatttacgATTCATAACCTGATGAGTTCACCACATTTAAACAGAAATGGAGACAGTTTACATCCACTACGAGAAACAAGCTAACGACTAAATCTGGCTTTTGTTAagcattatttttttgtataatcAGCTCTGAGCATCATGGGATATATTGTAGTTTCAGTAAACTGCAACAGTTTAATGTCTTGACATTTTTCATGAATCTTCAACTTTGAACGTAAACAGAGAGATGAGACAGAAACCTTAAACCTGCAGTTTTCTCAGGGGGAGTTCAAGTCATTCCTAAATAAACATCGCAAACGACCTTAGTGACAGCATCTATAGAGAGGAGAGGGCCATGTGTGAGCACGTGCAAATGATATGTCGCCACTTTGATGTCGTTCTTGATGGAGGGTGTTGGTGTGCTGGTGTCATTTTGGACATTTTGTGCgtaagtctgtcccgtattcagtaagtgaaaataaaatgaacaataaaaggtgaatcaaatggaccattatggcaaggctgggatggtcaatttggtaaagtaaatccgttgggcatctttctttgcctttagacaacaattctgatggcaaaagagccaaacgggacaggcaaaaaaaaaaaaaaaaaaaaaagacataaaacaaataaatatgtaaaaaaaaaaaggacattttgtgCGTGTGGGCAGTAAAAACAACCTTCATTTGTCTCTTACagattaaacatttcaaactgcccgtttctggtttgtttttccagAGCATGACAGTGGTGTCGGGCTCTCTGGGCGGACACAGTCAGGGTCTGCAGCTGTACGATCTCAGCATCGACATCTACAGCCGCTTCATCTACTGGACCAGCGAGGTCACCAACGTCATCAACGTCACCCGCATCGATGGCAGTAGAGTCGGTGTGGTGCTGCGGGAGGAGCACGACAAGCCGCGGGCCATTGTCGTCAACCCGGAGAGAGGGTCAGTACCAGTGAGGCCTCACGCCAGTAATCGCCATcattacatcatcatcatcatcatcagggcACTTTTTTCAGGCCAgtcaaaaatgacaaaacaaaaacaaatgtaaatgcaCATCCCTGTCAGCATGGCCACATAGGCTCAAAAACACAACgtaataaatattattaaatcCTTTACAAATAACAGTATATTCATATATGAATATAAGTGacgataaatacattttttgttcaAATGAGAGACtatgagatgagatagcctttatttgtcagttgcaggtcttttgcccacaaccgagatgacagaccatacaatacacaaacatcacattggggagacaggtcaggctaggtagcgaggaaaaaaacatcgaaatgtgtaacacaaaaggataatacaggaatgaaatcttttagatttcttcagattcttgtgttttttgttgtgtatGAGTTGAATCTTTGTTTCTGGAAAGCATCAGGTTGCGGTGAGATGGACCTGTGGTGTAGGTTTAACACAGAAGTATAAATCAAACCCTGAACGTTTGTCTCTAGATCAAATATTATGATGTTATCAtcttgcctagcaaccacctaacaacagacaaaaacaccCAGTATTTGTAGCATGGGCATGTAATGGTAATAAACTGGAACAAATACTGTGGGGTACTTCATCTTCCTTGTTTACACCATCCCAGGCTGAAAAAAATCGTTATGGAAACTGAAATCTGTTCAGGATTCAACAttaaacagctgagaaacactTGAATGATAAACATTAACATGATTCCTGGTTGTAAATCAGCTCTTTCATCCTCCTGTGTTTCTGTAGTTAATCTGATTTAGATCCAGAAAATGTCACCTGACCCACCTGCAGGTCGTCTGTatggcggtgtgtgtgtgtgcactctgCCTTTAATCACTCTCTAATTTGTCCTCCATGTTTGTTCTGTCGGGCTGCTGCAGTTCACTGGCTCTGACTCGCTCGCTCGCTCTGAGCCATAATTGTAGGTTAGTTTCAGGCCTTGTGGTCGAGAGATGAAGTCTGCAGATGTTCTGGTTAACTTCAGAGCAGCGAGAGGGAGAACGTGTACAAACCTCCAGTCTTTGTCCTCACAGCCCGTACATTATGTCCCCACAGGTACATGTACTTCACCAATCTAATGGAGCGCTCCGCAAAGATCGAGCGGGCGGCGCTGGACGGTACAGAGCGTGAGGTGCTCTTCTTCAGCGGCCTGATGAAGCCCGTTGCTTTGGCCATCGATAACGAGGTGGGGAAGCTGTTTTGGGTCGACTCAGACCTGCGGCGCATCGAGAGCAGTGACCTCTCGGGTGAGTTGGGGCCGTCGGGTCCACTTCAGTGTCACCTGTCCaaatattttactgtttactgCAGCTTGACCAGAGGCTCAGAGTTCGTCTTAAAAACTGAGTTTGGTGTTTTTCAGCTTTGAAGATATTAAAggaatttatttaaaactggAGTTCATCCTGCTGCACATTCAAATCAAATCTGTTCCTGTGGATTCTGAACCTAATGCTCAGCAGTACGAAcctaaacaggaaataaacaaacCTCCATGAATGTCAGAAATCAGCGGAGGTGGGGGTTGGTGTGGAGACCGGCATTCCTGTGATTCTCCGGCGCCGCGTGCCGGCCGGCAGGAATGTAAACTGTTCAGTTCCTCAAATGTTTCCTCCTAAAGGAAACTCGGCCCTGCAGATTTTAGCTGCAGGTTGCCGTGAATCCTTTTTCTCTTGTGAATTTTGTGCCTCTGGGACTCCGCCTCGATGAGCAGATTTTCAGGCTGTTGACCTCGGTGTATCGCTCTCCATCCTCCCACCTCCCCTCTGCCTCACCCCTCAGTTTCTCTCCCGTTTCTTTGCTCCTGAAGTTTTTGCCCTACaaccttgttctttttttttttttttctttttttcttttttttctttcccggCACTTTTTTGAAATGATTTAGGAGCCAATCGCATCGTGATTGCGGACTCGAACATCCTGCAGCCCGTGGGCCTGACTGTTTTCGGGAACCACTTGTACTGGATcgacaaacagcagcagatgaTCGAACGCATCGACAAGACGACGAGGGAGGGACGGACCAAGATCCAGGCCCGCATCGCCTACTTAAGTGACATCCACGCAGTCCACGAGCTCGACATGAGGGAGTACAGTGAGTCCGCTTTACATGCACGATTTAACAGATCAAACTCAAACTGAAACCGCGCTCACCTGAGCTCTGCGATTTCCAGGTAAACATCCTTGTACGTGGGAGAACGGCGGCTGCTCTCACATCTGCATCGTGAAAGGAGATGGGACGACGCGCTGCTCATGTCCTGTTCACCTGGTGCTGCTGCCCGACGAGCTTTCATGTGGAGGTGAAGCATAAAATCATCAGCATTAATAAAGATTGCTCAAAGATTTGAGCAACCCTCCtctcagtaaaataaaatagatagataaGGGCTATTTgagataacgatatatatcggatagGAAAATGTCTATCATTTCAAATTAGCCTATTGTTTATTTTGTGgtgacacaaaataaactgtttacggcaatattttttcatcattttgatggtcactgtagaattaatttcttaaagttctctctttctcttatatttaatataaccacactacggacggacaagcgactgtttttgtgcgttgtcgttagcaacagcgACGATAAATGCACTGCGTGGCTCCGCTGTCCgcatgtttattttccacataaacctttcacaataaagctgtaGATCCTGTTgaggtttttcaaaataaaccgaatcacgtgaaagagtacgCAGAGTGTTTACAGACGAGAAGCACGTCATGTGCTAAAAAGTAAACATAAGAACAGGTTTTCCCCCGCaacacgccgtgtaataaatactcacaaagaaaattgcagctgtttgagcttaTGTAACACTCAACTCCAGGTgcacgacgcccagctgaaaacacttcatgCAAGTCGAGTTGCCCGAGAGTCAcagaattttaataaatgtcttatatcgggatatgaaattttggtcatatcgcacagccctgaTGTAGATATTGATAGATatgtgatatagatatatattcatatatttgaATACAGTTTCAACGTTAATATAAGGTTTGACCAGTGTCTGCGTCGTCCTCAGAGCCGCCCACCTGTTCGCCGGAGCAGTTCTCCTGCACGTCGGGCGAGGTGGACTGCATCCCACAGGCCTGGCGCTGTGATGGTTATGCCGAGTGCGACGACGGCAGCGATGAGGAGGACTGTCCGGTCTGCTCCGACTCAGAGTTCCAGTGCGATAGCCGGCAGTGCATCGAACTGAGCCTTCGCTGCAATGGAGAGATCAACTGCCAGGACAAATCTGACGAGAACAAGTGTGAAGGTGAGCCGGGTAAGACAGAATCTTTGAGGCGGGATCGCCGCAAAGTAAAACTTTAATTCCTCAGCGATTTAATTTTcaaagcttgtgtgtgtgtacctgtgagaGTGTACAACATTTGTTTGATAATTTCTAAACGCTTCACTCCTGAAATAAAAGTCAAAGGAGCCACAGTGTTTAAATATCAGTGGCCCGACCACAAACGGCAGCTGTAACAAGTCTGTTGAGCGTCTTTTGCCTAAATGTTTGTCTGCAGTTCGGTGTCCCGCCGATCAGTTCACCTGCTTCAACGGCCAGTGTATTGGGAAGCACAAGAAGTGCGACCACAACATGGACTGCATGGACAACTCAGACGAGACGGGCTGCTGTGagtctgcaaacacaaacatccaAAACATCCGAACAGTTTGATCCGGTTTATCTTTTTTAATCTGATCACTTGTGTTCTGACCTGCGGGAACATCTTAGCTGTGGTGCTTCTGTCAGACTTCAAatcactgaaacagaaaaacgTCTAACAGTTATGAATAAATACGTACGTGTACTACACCAAGAGTTAGGGtacacacatacccacacagGTTTACTGTACACCAagagttagtgtgtgtgtgtgtgacaccaAAGCTGAATCAGTTCTTTGTCTCCATCTTATATTAgtaaaataataactagaaCTTATATTtccatagaaaataaaaataaaaaatcttctgTGATTTCAGATCCAACTGAGGAGCCACCGCCGCCTCCTCACAACACCATCGGCTCCATCGTGGCCGTGGTCATGGCATTGTTTGTGGTGGGCGCCATCTACTTTGTGTGTCAGAGGGTCCTCTGTCCTCAGATGAAGGACGACGGCGAAACGGTCACCAACGACTTCGTGGTTCACGGGCCGTCGTCTGTGCCACTGGGATACGTGCCGCATCCGAGCTCACTGTCCAGCTCGCTGCCAGGTGATGATGTCATCCTGGGTCACACATGGCAAATTTTCCCCGCTGCTCTTCTCAAACTGACCAAAAATCTgaaattcatgttttatttaataaatagcTGCTGATTTTTGTGTATAAACCCATCGACAGGTATGTCCAGGGggaagtctgtgattggctcccTCAGTATCATGGGTGGGAGCAGCGGCCCGCCCTATGATCGCGCTCACGTCACCGGGGCTTCATCCAGCAGCTCATCCAGCACAAAGGGAACGTACTTCCCACCGGTGAGAGACAAACACACGCTTACTCTCCCCACTTCCTTCTATAAGACTCTACCTGCTGTCCTTAGCTGGATCCATTGATTGATTGGAAACGTGACTGTGCTGTAAATTAGCCTAAACTAGCAAACGCTGCCCCCCACTATTTGTCTGAGGAACAACTCtttgttttaggttttgttaaaGAATGAAACAGTGAAGTTATTAAcagttatttgtttatttttttttgttttcggtTTGAGCTGAATGTAGATTTGGATTCATGCTGATTTAAAAAGCAGCTAACATTACAGTGTCTGAGTTATTTGAGCTTTCTCTTTTTAACACTGCATGTTAAGCCTCTCTCCTTGTGGACTCTCTGGTCCTGGGTCAAATTGGTaaatttctcttatttttttggTTCGCAGATCCTGAACCCTCCTCCGTCTCCTGCCACGGTCCGCTCCCAATACACAGTGGAGTTCGGCTACTCCTCCAACAGCCCCTCCACGCACAGATCCTACAGGTCTGTATGCTTCTGTCTGTCAGGAACTTCCAAACAGCGTCTGCTGCAGTGAATTCCTGAAATCCCTGAAGTGCTCTGGTTGTGTATTCAGAGGATTCCAGAGTAATGGAGCTGGTTTGGAAATGTAATCAGAATTCCTGCCACACATGTGAATGTTTACCCCTCGGAGATGCCTTCAGGGACCCtcggcctttttttttttttttttgtgtgtcaatTTTTTCACGTGAGACCGAGTGTGTGTTAATATAGGAGGACATTTAGATTCTTGTGGAAAGAAGCTGCGTCTGCTACTTTTTCAGAGTCAGACATCTTCAAGTTAAGAATTCATATAAAGTAAAGAGGCATTAATGACTTCATGGAGCTTTCTCCCCAGTAGAATGCTTGCATAGCATAAACCTTTGAGgacatggggcgatcgtggctcaagagttgggagttcgccttgtaatcagaaggttgctggttcgagccccggcttggacagtctcggtcgttgtgtccttgggcaagacacttcacccgttgcctactggtggtggtcagagggcccggtggcgccagtgtccggcagcctcgcctctgtcagtgcgccccagggtggctgtggctacaatgtagctgccatcaccagtgtgtgaatgggtggatgactggatatgtaaagcactttggggaccttagggactagtaaagcgctatataaatacaggccatttaccattttaaatctatttttgtttttctctaattcacacaggctcagcTATATGTGTACACCCCTCCCAAATATTTGGTTCAGGTgcaaattttaacatttaatcagGTGCGTTTGGTGGCCATTAACAAGCATTTGGCATAATTCTGGCTGATATTCAGCAACAATTCTTGGTAGATTGGTTGGTTTCCAGGCCCGTCTTTTAAGCACAGTACACAAAAGGTGGAGGTGTTGGCCTCCTTCATGATTTCCAGAACTGCCGCTATGCTTGACCGTTGGTCCAATGTTCTTCACTCCTTCAAACACACCTTGTCATTGTGGCCCAACAGCTCAGTCTGCGTCTTGTCTCTGAAGTTCCGTCCTTCTTGAATGCCTCATGGGGGCATTTGACTCTTTCTCCACAAGTTGGAGCTGTTGCTCTGCTTTTCAAGCATGCAAAACacatgtgacctttgacctctctaCACCAAgtgaaagaagcagaaaaaagtgttttttgttctcACTCTGCCGTTTCTCTTTTTCAGCTACCGGCCCTACACCTACCGCCACTTTGCCCCTCCCACCACCCCCTGCAGTACCGACGTGTGCGACAGCGACTACACTCCGGGACGCCGAGCGCCGCTCAAGTCCAGCGCCACCGCCAAGGGCTACACCAGCGACCTCAACTACGACTCAGAGCCTTTCCCGCCACCGCCGACGCCCCGCAGCCAGTACCTGTCTGCGGAGGAGAACTGTGAGAGCTGCCCGCCGTCGCCTTACACCGAGCGCAGCTACTCCCATCACCTCTATCCGCCGCCACCGTCGCCCTGCACGGACTCCTCATGAGCCAAATCCCCTGTgatcccccaccccctcctcacAGCTCCACCCCCTCACTGTAAATAGCAATTGTGCATATATGAGGTAAAAAACGGGAAAGAGAGACTGATGTAACAGGAGGAGCGAGATGCAGGACGAAAAAGGGAAAAGTGAACCGGGAGCTACAGAACATTTGTACAttgaaaagagaaaagcatatttatatattttctataCAGTGTTTACTGATAATGCCATAGAGGTTTGTATTAAgaaatttgtacattttttatGAAAAGGTTTTATTAAAATCATCACAAATATAAGTTGCCTTAAACCAGGAGAAAAGAGGCTGAAGGACACAAAGCACACAAATCAATGGGACGTTTAACTTATGATgccaaatataaaaaacatcgACAGCTACAGGGACAAGAAGAGCTCTGCCCGGAGGCTCCTCCCATCGCCGCGCTGCTCTGTAGTTACCATGTAAACTGGATGAGGAGCGGCTGGAGAGAATGTGGTACTGGGTCTTTGATTTGAACTTACCTCTCCTTCTTTTACTGAACGGTTCGTCTGTGTGGGTGTGAGTCATGTGCTGGATTGCGAATCCAGGACACTCGGTCTGAGCAATAAGGCACATATTTACCAATAAATCAAACCAGAAGCCACTGAGTATCGACGACGCTGCAGGGGTTCAAACAACTGTGGTCCAGTCTCTGAGAGCCCCAGAGACGACACGAGcgtggattctttttttttttctgttctgttttgtttgttggtttggttttgtttctgtttgtcacaaggaactttttttttttaagtgtcaaacactgcagagagtttTGGCACAAACTCTAATGCGCTGCAAAGTACTGCATGAGGCCAAATACAAGCGTCAATGGGAAAACTACAGTCATGACAAGGATTTGACTTGGATGTCCTTGTGAGTTACTGCAGCTTCATATTTGCCCTCCACAAACTACATGGACACATATGTTTAACTACCTGCAGCGCAATACCTGCTATATTTTGCACTCTGCAAACTTCATGTAAGGTCTGCATATTATATTCAGCAAATTTCAGCTCCACGGCTCTCACTGCAAACTGCTTGGTACTACACCATTAACCTACATGCAGTGCATTATAAACTACAGGTGTGAGCCCCTG
The Astatotilapia calliptera chromosome 17, fAstCal1.2, whole genome shotgun sequence genome window above contains:
- the lrp6 gene encoding low-density lipoprotein receptor-related protein 6 isoform X4 produces the protein MGVALRSLLLCSFCFLIRGEPLLLYANRRDLRLVDAAHEKANATVVVGGLEDAAAVDYVFSKGLIYWSDVSEEAIKRTFFNQSGASALETVVSGLASPDGLACDWLGSKLYWTDSETNRIEVAELDGSLRKVLFWQELDQPRAIALDPERGFMYWTDWGEIPKIERAGMDGTNRSMIIDKEIYWPNGLTLDYSQQKLYWADAKHSFIHRSNLDGSFREVVVKGELPHPFALTLFEDTLFWTDWTTHSIHSCRKQTGGGQRVVHSNIFSPMDIHVFSTKRQPTVNTPCSLNNGGCSHLCLLSPVRPFYRCACPTGVQLLEDGKTCRDGATEMLLLARRTDLRRISLDMPDFTDIILQVDNIRHAIAIDYDPVEGYVYWTDDDVKAIRRSLLDGSDAQFVVTSQVDHPDGIAVDWIARNLYWTDTGTDRIEVTRLNGTMRKILISEDLDEPRAIVLDPVAGYMYWTDWGDVPKIERADLDGMERVVMVNTSLGWPNGLALDYEERKIYWGDAKTDKIEVMNMDGTGRRVLVEDKLPHIFGFTLLGDYIYWTDWQRRSIECVHKRTAVREFIIDQLPDLMGLKATNVHEAYGTNPCADDNGGCSHLCLYKPQGVQCGCPIGLELIADMKTCIVPEAFLLFSRHTDIRRISLETNSNNVAIPLTGVKEASALDFDVTDNRIYWTDITLKTISRAFMNGSALEHVVEFGLDYPEGMAVDWLGKNLYWADTGTNRIEVAKLDGQHRQVLVWKDLDSPRALALDPAEGYMYWTEWGGKPKIDRAAMDGTGRITLVADVGRANGLTIDYAERRLYWTDLDTTLIESSNMLGLDREVIADDLPHPFGLTQYQDYIYWTDWSQRSIERANKTSGQNRTVIQGHLDYVMDILVFHSSRQGGWNACASTNGHCSHLCLAVPVSSFVCGCPAHFSLNYDNKTCSAPTSFLLFSQKTAINRMVIDEQQSPDIILPIHNLRNVRAIDYDPLDKQLYWIDSKQNVIRRAQEDGNQSMTVVSGSLGGHSQGLQLYDLSIDIYSRFIYWTSEVTNVINVTRIDGSRVGVVLREEHDKPRAIVVNPERGYMYFTNLMERSAKIERAALDGTEREVLFFSGLMKPVALAIDNEVGKLFWVDSDLRRIESSDLSGANRIVIADSNILQPVGLTVFGNHLYWIDKQQQMIERIDKTTREGRTKIQARIAYLSDIHAVHELDMREYSKHPCTWENGGCSHICIVKGDGTTRCSCPVHLVLLPDELSCGEPPTCSPEQFSCTSGEVDCIPQAWRCDGYAECDDGSDEEDCPVCSDSEFQCDSRQCIELSLRCNGEINCQDKSDENKCEVRCPADQFTCFNGQCIGKHKKCDHNMDCMDNSDETGCYPTEEPPPPPHNTIGSIVAVVMALFVVGAIYFVCQRVLCPQMKDDGETVTNDFVVHGPSSVPLGYVPHPSSLSSSLPGMSRGKSVIGSLSIMGGSSGPPYDRAHVTGASSSSSSSTKGTYFPPILNPPPSPATVRSQYTVEFGYSSNSPSTHRSYSYRPYTYRHFAPPTTPCSTDVCDSDYTPGRRAPLKSSATAKGYTSDLNYDSEPFPPPPTPRSQYLSAEENCESCPPSPYTERSYSHHLYPPPPSPCTDSS
- the lrp6 gene encoding low-density lipoprotein receptor-related protein 6 isoform X3; protein product: MGVALRSLLLCSFCFLIRGEPLLLYANRRDLRLVDAAHEKANATVVVGGLEDAAAVDYVFSKGLIYWSDVSEEAIKRTFFNQSGASALETVVSGLASPDGLACDWLGSKLYWTDSETNRIEVAELDGSLRKVLFWQELDQPRAIALDPERGFMYWTDWGEIPKIERAGMDGTNRSMIIDKEIYWPNGLTLDYSQQKLYWADAKHSFIHRSNLDGSFREVVVKGELPHPFALTLFEDTLFWTDWTTHSIHSCRKQTGGGQRVVHSNIFSPMDIHVFSTKRQPTAVNTPCSLNNGGCSHLCLLSPVRPFYRCACPTGVQLLEDGKTCRDGATEMLLLARRTDLRRISLDMPDFTDIILQVDNIRHAIAIDYDPVEGYVYWTDDDVKAIRRSLLDGSDAQFVVTSQVDHPDGIAVDWIARNLYWTDTGTDRIEVTRLNGTMRKILISEDLDEPRAIVLDPVAGYMYWTDWGDVPKIERADLDGMERVVMVNTSLGWPNGLALDYEERKIYWGDAKTDKIEVMNMDGTGRRVLVEDKLPHIFGFTLLGDYIYWTDWQRRSIECVHKRTAVREFIIDQLPDLMGLKATNVHEAYGTNPCADDNGGCSHLCLYKPQGVQCGCPIGLELIADMKTCIVPEAFLLFSRHTDIRRISLETNSNNVAIPLTGVKEASALDFDVTDNRIYWTDITLKTISRAFMNGSALEHVVEFGLDYPEGMAVDWLGKNLYWADTGTNRIEVAKLDGQHRQVLVWKDLDSPRALALDPAEGYMYWTEWGGKPKIDRAAMDGTGRITLVADVGRANGLTIDYAERRLYWTDLDTTLIESSNMLGLDREVIADDLPHPFGLTQYQDYIYWTDWSQRSIERANKTSGQNRTVIQGHLDYVMDILVFHSSRQGGWNACASTNGHCSHLCLAVPVSSFVCGCPAHFSLNYDNKTCSAPTSFLLFSQKTAINRMVIDEQQSPDIILPIHNLRNVRAIDYDPLDKQLYWIDSKQNVIRRAQEDGNQSMTVVSGSLGGHSQGLQLYDLSIDIYSRFIYWTSEVTNVINVTRIDGSRVGVVLREEHDKPRAIVVNPERGYMYFTNLMERSAKIERAALDGTEREVLFFSGLMKPVALAIDNEVGKLFWVDSDLRRIESSDLSGANRIVIADSNILQPVGLTVFGNHLYWIDKQQQMIERIDKTTREGRTKIQARIAYLSDIHAVHELDMREYSKHPCTWENGGCSHICIVKGDGTTRCSCPVHLVLLPDELSCGEPPTCSPEQFSCTSGEVDCIPQAWRCDGYAECDDGSDEEDCPVCSDSEFQCDSRQCIELSLRCNGEINCQDKSDENKCEVRCPADQFTCFNGQCIGKHKKCDHNMDCMDNSDETGCYPTEEPPPPPHNTIGSIVAVVMALFVVGAIYFVCQRVLCPQMKDDGETVTNDFVVHGPSSVPLGYVPHPSSLSSSLPGMSRGKSVIGSLSIMGGSSGPPYDRAHVTGASSSSSSSTKGTYFPPILNPPPSPATVRSQYTVEFGYSSNSPSTHRSYSYRPYTYRHFAPPTTPCSTDVCDSDYTPGRRAPLKSSATAKGYTSDLNYDSEPFPPPPTPRSQYLSAEENCESCPPSPYTERSYSHHLYPPPPSPCTDSS